A single region of the Pseudomonas sp. VD-NE ins genome encodes:
- a CDS encoding ACT domain-containing protein, producing the protein MAGETSLSTLLRSMSPQLNAGEYVFCTLPDGALPSGLEMVGSFREQEGLTVILERSHAEQSGFSFDYVAAWITLNVHSALEAVGLTAAFATALGKAGISCNVIAGYYHDHLFVGQADAERAMQVLRDLADNAE; encoded by the coding sequence ATGGCTGGCGAAACTTCACTCTCGACTTTGTTGCGCAGCATGAGCCCGCAACTCAATGCCGGCGAATACGTGTTCTGCACCCTGCCCGACGGCGCGTTGCCGAGCGGTCTGGAGATGGTTGGCAGCTTCCGCGAGCAGGAAGGCCTGACCGTGATTCTCGAACGTTCCCACGCCGAACAGTCCGGTTTCAGCTTCGACTATGTCGCGGCGTGGATAACCCTGAATGTGCATTCGGCTCTGGAAGCCGTGGGCCTCACCGCCGCATTCGCCACGGCATTGGGCAAGGCCGGGATCAGTTGCAACGTGATCGCCGGTTATTACCACGACCATTTGTTTGTCGGCCAGGCCGATGCCGAGCGCGCCATGCAAGTGCTGCGCGATCTCGCAGACAACGCGGAGTAA
- a CDS encoding LysE/ArgO family amino acid transporter, whose translation MWQSYLNGLLVAFGLIMAIGTQNAFVLAQSLRREHHLPVAALCVVCDALLVAAGVFGLATILAQNPTLLAIARWGGATFLIWYGSQALRRACSKQSMDQGANQTVRSLRAVMLSALAVTLLNPHVYLDTVLLIGSLGAQQSVPGAYVVGAASASLLWFFTLALGAAWLAPWLARPSTWRILDLVVALMMFTVAGQLIFAS comes from the coding sequence ATGTGGCAAAGTTATCTGAACGGTCTGCTGGTGGCGTTCGGGCTGATCATGGCGATCGGCACGCAGAACGCGTTTGTATTGGCGCAGAGCCTGCGCCGTGAACATCACCTGCCGGTGGCGGCGCTGTGCGTGGTCTGCGATGCCCTGCTGGTGGCGGCCGGGGTATTTGGCCTGGCGACGATTCTCGCGCAGAACCCGACGCTGCTGGCGATTGCCCGTTGGGGCGGCGCGACGTTTTTGATCTGGTACGGCAGCCAGGCGCTGCGTCGGGCCTGTTCGAAACAAAGCATGGATCAGGGTGCGAATCAGACCGTACGTTCATTGCGCGCGGTGATGCTCAGTGCGTTGGCAGTGACGCTGCTCAACCCGCACGTTTATCTGGATACGGTGTTGCTGATCGGCTCTCTCGGCGCGCAGCAATCGGTGCCGGGGGCTTATGTGGTTGGTGCTGCGAGTGCTTCGCTGTTGTGGTTTTTCACCTTGGCATTGGGCGCTGCGTGGTTGGCGCCATGGCTGGCGCGTCCGAGCACCTGGCGGATTCTCGATCTGGTGGTGGCGTTGATGATGTTCACGGTTGCCGGGCAATTGATTTTCGCCAGCTGA
- a CDS encoding superoxide dismutase yields the protein MAFELPPLPYAHDALQPHISKETLEYHHDKHHNTYVVNLNNLVPGTEFEGKTLEEIVKTSSGGIFNNAAQVWNHTFYWNCLAPNAGGQPTGALAEAINAAFGSFDKFKEEFSKTSIGTFGSGWGWLVKKADGSLALASTIGAGNPLTSGDTPLLTCDVWEHAYYIDYRNVRPKYVEAFWNLVNWKFVAEQFEGKTFTA from the coding sequence ATGGCTTTCGAATTGCCGCCGCTGCCTTACGCACACGATGCCCTGCAGCCGCACATTTCCAAGGAAACCCTGGAATACCACCACGACAAGCACCACAACACCTATGTCGTGAACCTGAACAACCTGGTGCCAGGCACCGAGTTCGAAGGCAAGACCCTGGAAGAAATCGTCAAGACTTCCTCGGGCGGTATCTTCAACAACGCCGCTCAGGTCTGGAACCACACTTTCTACTGGAACTGCCTGGCACCAAACGCCGGCGGTCAACCAACCGGCGCGCTGGCTGAAGCCATCAACGCAGCCTTCGGTTCGTTCGACAAGTTCAAGGAAGAGTTCAGCAAAACCTCGATCGGCACCTTCGGTTCCGGCTGGGGCTGGCTGGTGAAAAAGGCTGACGGTTCCCTGGCCCTGGCCAGCACCATCGGCGCCGGCAACCCGCTGACCAGCGGCGACACCCCGCTGCTGACCTGCGACGTCTGGGAACACGCTTACTACATCGACTACCGCAACGTTCGTCCGAAGTACGTCGAAGCGTTCTGGAACCTGGTCAACTGGAAGTTCGTTGCTGAGCAGTTCGAAGGCAAAACCTTCACCGCTTAA